A region of the Cannabis sativa cultivar Pink pepper isolate KNU-18-1 chromosome 3, ASM2916894v1, whole genome shotgun sequence genome:
attcatttcataaaaattccaaatttttGAATCAAGTTGGGTAGTGAGGTAGGGTCATATGGAGTGTGTGAAGACTCAAGAATGTTAATTAAGcaataatattaacatatatacatataattcatTTTAATCATTATTTGTTTtcatatgatattattataattaatgagAAAATTATATGTAGTAGGATGATGTTGGGTAGTCAAGTCATCATAATTGAGTCATAATATCACATTTtcattttaccaaaaataaaaaggtAAAGAGAGTTAATTATAAAGTGTTTGAAGAGTTGaagataaatttatttattttttatttattttgtgaagtaattattaattaaataaaatcccACCAAAACAACCCTACAATAGAACAAGTGGGCAACAGCCAAGCAAAATACCAATTACTCCACCAAAGTAataagttctttttcatttttgtctTATATATGAAAGGGGTATAATtgtaaattggaaaaatgaaacAAGAGAGGATGAGATGAGGTGTGAGAGGTTGACACTTGACAGTAATTTTCatcacatattattattattatcattactatattattataattataaattgaaTAACAAGTGGTTGTAGTAGAACTTGTACTTGTTGTGAAGAAAAATCAATACATATAGTAAAGttacaagaagaagaagaaaatggcaAGCTTATTAGGAGTGAGTAGTGCTACCTTAATAGTAGCAAGTCGTGGTGGTGGTGGCGGTGGTAGTTGCAGTTCTCGTATAGCCATGTCTATGACTACAGAAAAATTAGGTATCAAAATCGAAAAGAATCCTCCCGAGTCGAAACTTACACAAATGGGAGTAAGAAATTGGCCCAagtaagtattttttttgttgttgttattttgtgttaattagAGTGTATTAGTATTCCTttcttataatatattaatgaaTAATGTAGATGGGGTTGTCCTCCAAGCAAATTTCCATGGACATATGAAGCAAAAGAAACATGTTATTTGCTACAAGGGAAAGTTAAGGTGACTCCTGAGGGAGCTAAGGAGTGTGTAGAGATTGAGGCTGGAGATTTGGTGGAATTTCCCAAAGGGATGAGTTGCACTTGGGATGTCTCTCTCACTGTTGACAAACACTACAAATTTGCCTAACAAGTTACAAGTTACAAGTTACAACACCTCTAGTTAGTACCTATGCCTACCTGCCTACCTATCTACCAATCTACTTACCCCTCTTttcctattattattattattattattattatctctcATGTGTGTTATTAGGgatttgtttaattatttatattatattgtatagtattatattaaattatattatgttaTACTTTGATATAGAGTTATGTTTAGTTTTGACTTGTATGGATATAAATAtacaatattttaatttaaatgaatataatattatatttaaaaatgtgatataaaaaataatttaatataatacgatGTAATATGATACACACCAAATAAATCTTGGCAGGATGACTGTTAATGTTCGGTATGAGTATCGTATGCGTCCTCCTCGAAGAGGAATTTCTATTTTCGgtatttgtataaattataATGCGATATTATATtagtataaataataattttttggtAAATTCTTTGaacaatttaatttattttacacacttatatatatataaaaaaaaataagaacaaatacatatgaaaTGAGTTGATtgcattatattttttatatggtaaattatttataattttttaaaatttagtgtAATGTCATGATAATTGATGaacttatttattatatttatattttaaatattaatgaaGATATATTATGTAGAAAAGATTATGAAAGTGTTATTCTTAAAACGTTGGTTCTTTTTAGAGTAAACTAAAATGAATTAATCACGAGAAAGTAAAGTAAAAATTTACGCCAGAATTTTACAAGTTTCATTTGCACTAAAGACACATTCCAACCGACAAGTGTTTGGGTTGGGTAAAGTGTAACTCTTACTAATGAAATCAAAATGTTAATTATAGTAACAGATTCTAAAACTCAAACAACATCAATCGATTACAAGATTACAAATTACCCAGATCATGAGTAACAATTCAATTAAAAAGTACCTCCAACTCTCTTTTAAACTCGAATCCCTCGATTCAAGACTCTAGATCCCCTTGAGTACATACCAGTTGAATTCTTTCACTAGCAAAATTCTAACTCCCTTTGAATTAGATCAGATCTCACACTAGCTCTGCACGAGAACCTCCCATGCAACAATGGTGAATCAGTAacaaagagaagaaagaaagaaaacaaagaagagAAATAACGAAATGTGTTTTCTCGTGTAACaaactattaaaattaaaaaaaggttAACAATATTAAACTATTTATATAAACCATAATCACTAACTAACATACTAAACAAGACAACTAAACATATTTAACATGTTTATCAACCTAAGAGAGGTGACATATACTTAGTAAACTACAGCAAACAAGAGATGAAACTAGACACTTAGTAGTTCAAACATAGTTATACAACAAAATAACCAAACAAAGCCTAAACACTTGAACCTACATATGAAACAATTTAACCATATTTTGACATTAAATAATGTGATTGTtacaaattatattaattaacgATTTTGTGGTGtataaaaaattacatatattacatgagaaatgctaaagggcactagCGGTGTCTAACACCctcttatgtgtcaatatcgctattgatcCAACTAAGTATTAGgtctcatatagtttaatataatagcttttagggaatatcgctagccaatcgcaacgcgacatatTGAGAAAGTGTTAAGCACCACTGTTGcttaatagcaatgctcatatTACATTGTATGGCatgatttttattattgttattttaaggTATAGCTAGCATGAAAtgtcaactcaaaataaattttacaatttggtcataaataactaataaataactaattattatacgATATCAAACATATTGTTTTGCTTAGCATAAGATTATTCTTTCAAGttcattgttcaaaaaaaaaaaaaaaattattctataaCTCTTtctctataaattatttttatttctaaaataagattataaataaaataattaaaattgctATCTCACTTTTCTACTCACTCTTATTTCTAAATTATTGTGTCATAGTGAGCAAAAATTGTAAATACAatgcttattattttattgcaaAGTAATTAATCTTGATTCTAACTATTAAGTAGAATATTATCATTACTTTACCgttatgaaatattataaaaatattatatttcgtttgattttactttttttttagatttaatattaCTTTACCATACTCGTTATTAGaatgttattatttttagatttttttttccacCAATACCGTTATCGTTTcattctattaattaataatacgtTACAATATATCTATCTAGATTCAACCAAAAACAAAAGTATCTATCTAGATGTAGTTTGTCATTAATAACGTGTTATATATTAATTGAGGTACAAAAATTTACGAATAAGTTAGcataaatttaagaaaatacaattaTGGCTTTTTACGAGAAGAAATAACTTACGTTTATAAATCTTTATTATCGATCAATACTTTTGAGACATGTGTTTAACAAAAGTgtcattttgttttttttttacctacCATTTTTTGTGGAGTTGACATAACTACCTTTAACAAAATCATAAGGATTCTCATTATAGTtacaattcaaaatcaaataattgcCTTTTCATCTAGGAAATACATTCCATTACTTATCCTTCCTCTCATCACAGTTTTAGTGCCTTGTGCATGTGCAATATTCATTACACCATCCTCAACTTTGACAACATATAGTTTATCAAACATACCAATAGAGAGAAGATTTCTTTTGAGATCTAAAACATACCTGACCTGCTGCAAGATTTTCATGACTCCATCATGATTCTTTAACAAGATTGTTGCCACATCTTTGATCTCACACACTTTGTTGTTCGCAAGAAGAATTGTGCTCTTGACTCTCTGAAAGAGTCCTAAACAGTTTTTTATTTGATGTCATATGAAATGAACACCTTAGTCTAGAATCTAATCTCCAGTTAAATCTGATATAGACATCACAAGTGCATCAAGTGACTCATAACCATCTGCAACATCAACAACTCCATGCCTTTTGGACTTGTGATAATTTTCTATCTTTAATTTAGCCTTTAAAGACAAACAACCATCTCTTAAGTGGCCATCCTTCTTGCAGTAATGTCATTGATTTCCTACAACTCCATTAGAGTTTGGCCCTCCTGTGGAGTTTCTAGAATTGGATATTGAATGGTTAGCTTTGTAGCCATTTGAGTACTGATTTTCCTTGTATTCCTTATTAGGAAATTTTCCCTTAATAATGAGTAATCCTTCCCCATTAGTCTCTTCTTTCTGATCTCCTTTCTTTTGAATTTCTTTAGAATTCAATCAAGCCTTAACCTCTGTCATGGTCAGAGTTTCTTTGCCATACAAAATTGTATCAAAAGCGATACATCTTGGGAAGTGAACTCAACAAGATTATAGCGTGGTTTTCATCATCAATTTTTATACCAAGATTATTCAGATCAAGAATGATTCTGTTATAATCATCTAGATGCTCTCTCAATTCCTTTGATCCATCCATTCGAAGTGTGTACAACTTCTTCTTGAGATACAACTTGTTTGCAAGAGATTTCTTCATGTAGAATGAAGCCACCTTGTTCCAGAGACCCAAGCTTATTCAGATCGAGAATGATTTTGTTATAATCATCTAGATGCTCTCTCAATTCCTTTGACCCATCCATTCGAAGTGTGTACAACTTTTTCTTGAGATACAACTTGTTTGCAAGAGATTTTTTCATGTAGAATGAAGCCAGCTTGTTCCAGAGACCCAAGGCCTTGTCCTTATATGAAACTTCTCTCAAAACCTCATCACCAAGACTGAGGAGAATGGCACTGTGTGCCTTGGCTTCAATCTCAAGTTTCTTTTTCTTATATTCAATAAATTCCATGGCTTcagctgttggaatttattttaccaggatcttagatctactcacaagtatgttgtttaacaccctaaatatgaactttctaaaacgataattaaacacatataaagttaagaaaaccttatattggttgcagc
Encoded here:
- the LOC115709276 gene encoding uncharacterized protein LOC115709276, with product MASLLGVSSATLIVASRGGGGGGSCSSRIAMSMTTEKLGIKIEKNPPESKLTQMGVRNWPKWGCPPSKFPWTYEAKETCYLLQGKVKVTPEGAKECVEIEAGDLVEFPKGMSCTWDVSLTVDKHYKFA